A window from Oncorhynchus mykiss isolate Arlee chromosome 9, USDA_OmykA_1.1, whole genome shotgun sequence encodes these proteins:
- the LOC110531849 gene encoding RNA-binding protein 4.1 isoform X1 yields MGRDCAVVSRRGAISSRRPVASDSESRSIIIMVKIFIGNLSPDTTAEELRSLFSQYGKISECDIVKNFGFVHMDDKAKAEDAIKNLHHYELNGQAMNVEMSRGRPKASTKLHVGNINSSCTNQELRAKFEEYGPVVECDIVKDYAFVHLERVEDAMEAVSGLDNTAFQGKLLSVKLSTSRLRTTPGMGERTGCYRCGQEGHWSKECPLDTLGNYREGAEPCSDGFDGGAPRFGGGSRSGRVYQRGFSGSYASVHDFGNRGSVCGSVPGYGRGAGYESAMSYSVPQGYGMSAAEQCMARTYASEAAYGGTSSSYGAIPANPVRRSSYEDRDPYGVVDFYEKYRARSYGASYFEERRSVPLPAPPPPSSSAIMRERLPPSSLDLYERCPLPPLPASISSYYSRDRSPIRRIPADAEGYAYERARLSPVSSLPRSLAYDIPRDPYAERARYAY; encoded by the exons ATGGGCAGAGATTGTGCTGTGGTTAGCAGGCGAGGCGCCATTTCATCTCGGAGACCAGTGGCATCCGACAGTGAAAG CAGGAGCATCATCATCATGGTGAAAATCTTCATTGGGAATTTGTCTCCAGACACCACGGCGGAGGAGCTGCGCTCCCTCTTCTCCCAGTATGGCAAGATCTCAGAGTGCGACATCGTCAAGAACTTTGGCTTTGTGCACATGGATGACAAAGCCAAGGCAGAAGATGCCATCAAGAATCTCCACCACTACGAGCTCAACGGGCAGGCCATGAATGTGGAGATGAGCCGTGGCAGACCCAAAGCCTCTACCAAGCTCCACGTGGGTAATATCAACAGCAGCTGTACCAACCAAGAACTACGGGCCAAGTTTGAGGAGTACGGCCCAGTGGTGGAGTGTGACATAGTGAAGGACTACGCCTTTGTCCACTTGGAGCGTGTGGAGGATGCCATGGAGGCCGTCAGTGGGCTGGACAACACAGCCTTCCAAG gcaaacTGCTGAGCGTGAAGCTTTCGACTAGCCGCCTGCGTACTACGCCTGGCATGGGAGAGAGGACTGGTTGTTATCGGTGCGGGCAGGAAGGCCACTGGTCCAAAGAATGTCCGCTCGACACGTTGGGCAACTACAGAGAGGGTGCCGAGCCATGCTCTGACGGATTCGATGGCGGTGCCCCCAGGTTCGGCGGGGGGAGTCGCAGCGGTCGCGTGTATCAACGGGGCTTCAGTGGCAGCTACGCTTCCGTGCACGACTTTGGCAACAGAGGGTCTGTTTGCGGCAGTGTACCCGGGTATGGCAGGGGCGCGGGCTACGAGAGCGCAATGAGTTACAGTGTCCCGCAGGGTTATGGAATGAGCGCTGCCGAACAATGCATGGCCCGGACATACGCCAGCGAGGCAGCGTACGGCGGCACCAGCTCGAGCTATGGTGCGATCCCAGCCAACCCAGTGCGCCGGTCATCTTACGAGGACCGGGATCCTTATGGTGTTGTGGACTTCTACGAGAAGTACCGGGCTCGCTCGTATGGAGCCAGTTATTTCGAAGAGCGCCGGTCTGTCCCTTTGCCAGccccacctcccccctcctcctcggcCATAATGAGGGAGCGCCTGCCGCCCTCTAGCCTCGACCTATACGAGCgctgtcccctccctcctctaccaGCCTCCATCTCCTCATACTACTCCCGCGACCGGAGCCCGATCCGGCGAATCCCTGCTGATGCTGAGGGCTACGCGTACGAGCGCGCGCGCCTCTCCCCGGTGTCCTCCCTCCCCAGAAGCTTGGCTTATGACATCCCGCGGGACCCCTACGCCGAGCGGGCGCGCTATGCTTACTAA
- the LOC110531849 gene encoding RNA-binding protein 4.1 isoform X5 produces MGRDCAVVSRRGAISSRRPVASDSESRSIIIMVKIFIGNLSPDTTAEELRSLFSQYGKISECDIVKNFGFVHMDDKAKAEDAIKNLHHYELNGQAMNVEMSRGRPKASTKLHVGNINSSCTNQELRAKFEEYGPVVECDIVKDYAFVHLERVEDAMEAVSGLDNTAFQGVATVSCSVGHLSSVSLCVSTWSWDGWGVCEHLSSLFVIGLVC; encoded by the exons ATGGGCAGAGATTGTGCTGTGGTTAGCAGGCGAGGCGCCATTTCATCTCGGAGACCAGTGGCATCCGACAGTGAAAG CAGGAGCATCATCATCATGGTGAAAATCTTCATTGGGAATTTGTCTCCAGACACCACGGCGGAGGAGCTGCGCTCCCTCTTCTCCCAGTATGGCAAGATCTCAGAGTGCGACATCGTCAAGAACTTTGGCTTTGTGCACATGGATGACAAAGCCAAGGCAGAAGATGCCATCAAGAATCTCCACCACTACGAGCTCAACGGGCAGGCCATGAATGTGGAGATGAGCCGTGGCAGACCCAAAGCCTCTACCAAGCTCCACGTGGGTAATATCAACAGCAGCTGTACCAACCAAGAACTACGGGCCAAGTTTGAGGAGTACGGCCCAGTGGTGGAGTGTGACATAGTGAAGGACTACGCCTTTGTCCACTTGGAGCGTGTGGAGGATGCCATGGAGGCCGTCAGTGGGCTGGACAACACAGCCTTCCAAG GTGTCGCAACAGTGTCGTGCTCGGTTGGCCATCTTAGTTCCGTCTCGCTATGCGTTTCGACGTGGTCGTGGGATGGATGGGGAGTGTGCGAACATTTATCTTCACTGTTCGTTATCGGTCTTGTGTGTTAA
- the LOC110532979 gene encoding splicing factor 1, with product MATGANATPLGKLHPSIGAKRGFEAGPGAGLMPTPGPPVSFPSLPNFQPPIPNVSFPQAHPVFTAVAAFPTPPQPPQGAGIPSQSDFGQKKARKRSRWSSETPDQKTVIPGMPTVIPPGLTRDQERAYIVQLQIEDLTRKLRTGDLGIPVNPEDRSPSPEPIYNSEGKRLNTREYRTRKKIEEERHSLITDMVALNPEFKPPADYKPPATRVNDKVMIPQDEYPEINFVGLLIGPRGNTLKNIEKECCAKIMIRGKGSVKEGKVGRKDGQMLPGEDEPLHALVTANTMENVKKAVEQIRTILKQGIETPEDQNDLRKMQLRELARLNGTLREDDNRILRPWQSTEPRSVTNTTLCTKCGGAGHISSDCKFTSSFAAPRAGEPPQSAQDKARMDKEYLSLMAELGEAPVPSSGAGHCNNQNSGHNRSNNNNQPPPSRPPWMNSGQSENRNFNSMHGGHGGHGNQHGGHGNHGGHGGHHNFPPPMSNMGGHNMPPNNGMPPPWMQPPPPPMGQGHGHHMGLLPPPMGMMPPPPPPPNNQPPPPPSGPLPPWQQQAPPPPPASSMATSAPLPWQQNTTTTSSPGSGNLPPWQQPQQSAASAAQPPPPMGNPSMVPPPPGVQPPLPPGAPPPPPPPPPGSAGMMYAPPPPPPMDPSNFVTMMGMGVTGMPPFGMPPAPPPPPPQN from the exons ATGGCTACGGGAGCAAATGCAACCCCTCTGGGGAAGCTGCACCCGAGTATTGGCGCTAAACGAGGCTTTGAAGCCGGGCCCGGTGCGGGGTTAATGCCTACACCGGGGCCGCCTGTTTCCTTTCCTTCGCTCCCGAATTTTCAGCCCCCAATTCCAAACGTCTCTTTCCCGCAAGCTCACCCAGTATTTACTGCGGTGGCCGCTTTTCCCACCCCGCCACAACCACCCCAAGGAGCAGGAATTCCGTCTCAGTCAG ACTTCGGTCAGAAAAAAGCCAGGAAAAGAAGTCGCTGGAGTAGCGAGACACCCGACCAGAAGACAGTCATTCCTGGCATGCCCACCGTCATCCCGCCTGGACTGACTCGGGATCAGGAGAGGGCCTATATAG TCCAACTGCAGATCGAAGACCTGACTCGTAAACTGCGTACAGGAGACCTGGGAATCCCTGTTAACCCTGAGGACAG GTCCCCATCTCCAGAGCCCATCTACAACAGCGAGGGGAAGAGGCTGAATACCAGGGAGTACCGCACACGCAAGAAGATCGAGGAGGAGCGTCACTCCCTCATCACCGATATGGTGGCACTCAACCCTGAATTCAAGCCCCCCGCTGACTACAA GCCCCCAGCTACTAGGGTCAACGACAAGGTGATGATCCCACAGGACGAGTACCCCGAGATTAACTTTGTTGGGTTGCTCATTGGGCCACG TGGCAACACCCTGAAGAACATAGAGAAGGAGTGCTGTGCCAAGATCATGATCCGTGGCAAGGGCTCTGTGAAGGAGGGCAAGGTGGGCCGTAAGGACGGTCAGATGCTGCCAGGGGAGGATGAGCCGCTGCACGCCCTGGTCACCGCCAACACCATGGAGAATGTCAAGAAGGCGGTGGAACAG ATCCGTACCATCCTGAAGCAGGGCATCGAGACCCCCGAGGACCAGAACGACCTGAGGAAGATGCAGCTGAGGGAGCTGGCCAGACTCAACGGCACCCTGAGAGAGGACGACAACCG GATCCTTCGTCCGTGGCAGAGCACTGAACCCCGCAGTGTCACCAACACCACCCTCTGTACCAAGTGCGGTGGCGCAGGCCATATCTCCTCTGACTGCAAGTTCACCAG CTCCTTTGCGGCGCCCAGGGCCGGTGAGCCTCCCCAGTCTGCCCAGGACAAGGCCCGTATGGACAAGGAGTATCTGTCCCTCATGGCTGAGCTAGGCGAGGCCCCTGTACCTTCCTCTGGCGCGGGACACTGCAACAACCAGAACAGTGGCCACAACcgaagcaacaacaacaaccagccaccaccg AGCCGTCCTCCCTGGATGAACTCTGGCCAGTCTGAGAACAGGAACTTCAACAGCATGCACGGAGGCCACGGCGGTCATGGCAACCAACACGGTGGTCATGGCAACCACGGAGGTCACGGAGGCCACCACAACTTCCCACCCCCCATGTCCAACATGGGAGGGCACAACATGCCCCCCAACAATGGAATGCCACCCCCGTGGATGCAGCCCCCACCGCCCCCTATGGGCCAGGGACACGGCCACCATATGG GTCTGCTGCCACCACCCATGGGTATGATGCCACCACCACCTCCGCCCCCCAACAACCAGCCTCCCCCGCCACCCTCAGGTCCCCTGCCACCATGGCAACAGCaggcccccccaccccctcccgcCAGCAGCATGGCCACTAGTGCACCACTGCCATGGCAACAGA ATACCACCACGACATCCAGTCCTGGCTCTGGCAACCTGCCCCCCTGGCAGCAGCCCCAACAGTCCGCTGCCTCGGCCGCCCAGCCCCCTCCCCCAATGGGCAACCCCTCCATGGTCCCCCCTCCGCCAGGGGTGCAGCCCCCTCTCCCCCCCGGcgccccacctccccctcctcccccaccccccgGCTCGGCCGGCATGATGTacgcccctcctccccctccgccCATGGACCCCTCCAACTTTGTCACCATGATGGGGATGGGGGTGACGGGCATGCCCCCCTTCGGTATGCCCcccgcaccaccaccaccaccccctcagAATTAA
- the LOC110531849 gene encoding RNA-binding protein 4.1 isoform X2 — MGRDCAVVSRRGAISSRRPVASDSERSIIIMVKIFIGNLSPDTTAEELRSLFSQYGKISECDIVKNFGFVHMDDKAKAEDAIKNLHHYELNGQAMNVEMSRGRPKASTKLHVGNINSSCTNQELRAKFEEYGPVVECDIVKDYAFVHLERVEDAMEAVSGLDNTAFQGKLLSVKLSTSRLRTTPGMGERTGCYRCGQEGHWSKECPLDTLGNYREGAEPCSDGFDGGAPRFGGGSRSGRVYQRGFSGSYASVHDFGNRGSVCGSVPGYGRGAGYESAMSYSVPQGYGMSAAEQCMARTYASEAAYGGTSSSYGAIPANPVRRSSYEDRDPYGVVDFYEKYRARSYGASYFEERRSVPLPAPPPPSSSAIMRERLPPSSLDLYERCPLPPLPASISSYYSRDRSPIRRIPADAEGYAYERARLSPVSSLPRSLAYDIPRDPYAERARYAY, encoded by the exons ATGGGCAGAGATTGTGCTGTGGTTAGCAGGCGAGGCGCCATTTCATCTCGGAGACCAGTGGCATCCGACAGTGAAAG GAGCATCATCATCATGGTGAAAATCTTCATTGGGAATTTGTCTCCAGACACCACGGCGGAGGAGCTGCGCTCCCTCTTCTCCCAGTATGGCAAGATCTCAGAGTGCGACATCGTCAAGAACTTTGGCTTTGTGCACATGGATGACAAAGCCAAGGCAGAAGATGCCATCAAGAATCTCCACCACTACGAGCTCAACGGGCAGGCCATGAATGTGGAGATGAGCCGTGGCAGACCCAAAGCCTCTACCAAGCTCCACGTGGGTAATATCAACAGCAGCTGTACCAACCAAGAACTACGGGCCAAGTTTGAGGAGTACGGCCCAGTGGTGGAGTGTGACATAGTGAAGGACTACGCCTTTGTCCACTTGGAGCGTGTGGAGGATGCCATGGAGGCCGTCAGTGGGCTGGACAACACAGCCTTCCAAG gcaaacTGCTGAGCGTGAAGCTTTCGACTAGCCGCCTGCGTACTACGCCTGGCATGGGAGAGAGGACTGGTTGTTATCGGTGCGGGCAGGAAGGCCACTGGTCCAAAGAATGTCCGCTCGACACGTTGGGCAACTACAGAGAGGGTGCCGAGCCATGCTCTGACGGATTCGATGGCGGTGCCCCCAGGTTCGGCGGGGGGAGTCGCAGCGGTCGCGTGTATCAACGGGGCTTCAGTGGCAGCTACGCTTCCGTGCACGACTTTGGCAACAGAGGGTCTGTTTGCGGCAGTGTACCCGGGTATGGCAGGGGCGCGGGCTACGAGAGCGCAATGAGTTACAGTGTCCCGCAGGGTTATGGAATGAGCGCTGCCGAACAATGCATGGCCCGGACATACGCCAGCGAGGCAGCGTACGGCGGCACCAGCTCGAGCTATGGTGCGATCCCAGCCAACCCAGTGCGCCGGTCATCTTACGAGGACCGGGATCCTTATGGTGTTGTGGACTTCTACGAGAAGTACCGGGCTCGCTCGTATGGAGCCAGTTATTTCGAAGAGCGCCGGTCTGTCCCTTTGCCAGccccacctcccccctcctcctcggcCATAATGAGGGAGCGCCTGCCGCCCTCTAGCCTCGACCTATACGAGCgctgtcccctccctcctctaccaGCCTCCATCTCCTCATACTACTCCCGCGACCGGAGCCCGATCCGGCGAATCCCTGCTGATGCTGAGGGCTACGCGTACGAGCGCGCGCGCCTCTCCCCGGTGTCCTCCCTCCCCAGAAGCTTGGCTTATGACATCCCGCGGGACCCCTACGCCGAGCGGGCGCGCTATGCTTACTAA
- the LOC110531849 gene encoding RNA-binding protein 4.1 isoform X3, giving the protein MVKIFIGNLDSDTTVDELRTLFSQYGKISECDIVKNFGFVHMNDKAEAEEAIKNLHHHELNGEQMNVEMSRGRPKSTTKLHVSNIPEGCTNEELKTKFEEYGPVVEADIVKDYAFVHMESVDDAMEAISRLDNTAFQGKLLSVKLSTSRLRTTPGMGERTGCYRCGQEGHWSKECPLDTLGNYREGAEPCSDGFDGGAPRFGGGSRSGRVYQRGFSGSYASVHDFGNRGSVCGSVPGYGRGAGYESAMSYSVPQGYGMSAAEQCMARTYASEAAYGGTSSSYGAIPANPVRRSSYEDRDPYGVVDFYEKYRARSYGASYFEERRSVPLPAPPPPSSSAIMRERLPPSSLDLYERCPLPPLPASISSYYSRDRSPIRRIPADAEGYAYERARLSPVSSLPRSLAYDIPRDPYAERARYAY; this is encoded by the exons ATGGTGAAAATATTCATAGGCAATCTTGACTCAGACACCACCGTGGACGAGCTACGCACTCTCTTCTCCCAGTATGGCAAGATCTCAGAGTGCGACATCGTCAAGAACTTTGGCTTTGTGCACATGAACGACAAAGCCGAAGCGGAGGAGGCAATCAAGAACCTACACCACCATGAGCTCAACGGGGAGCAAATGAACGTGGAGATGAGCCGCGGCAGACCAAAGTCCACCACCAAGCTGCATGTCAGCAACATCCCAGAGGGTTGCACCAACGAGGAGCTGAAGACCAAGTTTGAGGAGTATGGCCCTGTGGTGGAGGCTGACATAGTGAAAGACTATGCATTTGTCCACATGGAGTCTGTGGATGATGCCATGGAGGCCATCAGTAGGCTGGACAACACAGCCTTCCAAG gcaaacTGCTGAGCGTGAAGCTTTCGACTAGCCGCCTGCGTACTACGCCTGGCATGGGAGAGAGGACTGGTTGTTATCGGTGCGGGCAGGAAGGCCACTGGTCCAAAGAATGTCCGCTCGACACGTTGGGCAACTACAGAGAGGGTGCCGAGCCATGCTCTGACGGATTCGATGGCGGTGCCCCCAGGTTCGGCGGGGGGAGTCGCAGCGGTCGCGTGTATCAACGGGGCTTCAGTGGCAGCTACGCTTCCGTGCACGACTTTGGCAACAGAGGGTCTGTTTGCGGCAGTGTACCCGGGTATGGCAGGGGCGCGGGCTACGAGAGCGCAATGAGTTACAGTGTCCCGCAGGGTTATGGAATGAGCGCTGCCGAACAATGCATGGCCCGGACATACGCCAGCGAGGCAGCGTACGGCGGCACCAGCTCGAGCTATGGTGCGATCCCAGCCAACCCAGTGCGCCGGTCATCTTACGAGGACCGGGATCCTTATGGTGTTGTGGACTTCTACGAGAAGTACCGGGCTCGCTCGTATGGAGCCAGTTATTTCGAAGAGCGCCGGTCTGTCCCTTTGCCAGccccacctcccccctcctcctcggcCATAATGAGGGAGCGCCTGCCGCCCTCTAGCCTCGACCTATACGAGCgctgtcccctccctcctctaccaGCCTCCATCTCCTCATACTACTCCCGCGACCGGAGCCCGATCCGGCGAATCCCTGCTGATGCTGAGGGCTACGCGTACGAGCGCGCGCGCCTCTCCCCGGTGTCCTCCCTCCCCAGAAGCTTGGCTTATGACATCCCGCGGGACCCCTACGCCGAGCGGGCGCGCTATGCTTACTAA
- the LOC110531849 gene encoding RNA-binding protein 4.1 isoform X4, with protein MVKIFIGNLDSDTTVDELRTLFSQYGKISECDIVKNFGFVHMNDKAEAEEAIKNLHHHELNGEQMNVEMSRGRPKSTTKLHVSNIPEGCTNEELKTKFEEYGPVVEADIVKDYAFVHMESVDDAMEAISRLDNTAFQGKLMSVHLSTSRLRTVPGMGAQTGCYVCGKQGHWSKDCPNGGQNGGSYGDSGERHRGGLMMGPGRGFPRGPPGFSRSGERYPSGYGMPPRAAASYYMGRLGYSRSSGYLGGPPLPPLSRRPSYGSAREYSADARDRYSGRLPSSYPERVSAYERDRYSIHVDYYEKYRARPYGSSYFEERRLGYIPPPPSSSLSRLSSSVDPYERRPLPPSSATASYYLRDRSPIRRVPVTSDSYGYERSRLSPVSSSRSSSYAVPQARDPYTDRTRYAY; from the exons ATGGTGAAAATATTCATAGGCAATCTTGACTCAGACACCACCGTGGACGAGCTACGCACTCTCTTCTCCCAGTATGGCAAGATCTCAGAGTGCGACATCGTCAAGAACTTTGGCTTTGTGCACATGAACGACAAAGCCGAAGCGGAGGAGGCAATCAAGAACCTACACCACCATGAGCTCAACGGGGAGCAAATGAACGTGGAGATGAGCCGCGGCAGACCAAAGTCCACCACCAAGCTGCATGTCAGCAACATCCCAGAGGGTTGCACCAACGAGGAGCTGAAGACCAAGTTTGAGGAGTATGGCCCTGTGGTGGAGGCTGACATAGTGAAAGACTATGCATTTGTCCACATGGAGTCTGTGGATGATGCCATGGAGGCCATCAGTAGGCTGGACAACACAGCCTTCCAAG GCAAGCTGATGAGCGTGCATCTGTCCACCAGTCGCCTGCGCACGGTCCCGGGAATGGGAGCTCAAACTGGCTGCTATGTCTGCGGGAAACAGGGTCACTGGTCGAAAGATTGCCCGAATGGCGGTCAGAACGGCGGTAGCTATGGTGACAGTGGTGAACGCCACAGAGGTGGCCTAATGATGGGCCCGGGCAGGGGTTTCCCACGGGGTCCCCCAGGTTTCAGCAGGAGTGGCGAAAGATACCCGAGTGGCTACGGGATGCCCCCAAGAGCTGCGGCATCCTATTACATGGGCAGACTAGGGTATAGCAGATCGTCCGGTTATCTGGGGGGGCCGCCTCTTCCCCCTTTGAGCCGTAGGCCTAGCTATGGCTCTGCTCGGGAGTACAGCGCCGATGCCAGGGATCGGTACAGTGGCAGGCTACCGAGCTCTTATCCCGAGAGGGTATCGGCCTATGAGCGAGACCGTTACAGCATTCATGTTGACTATTATGAGAAGTACAGGGCACGGCCATACGGCTCAAGCTATTTTGAAGAGCGCCGTCTGGGCTatatcccccctcccccctcttcctccctctcaagGCTCTCCTCTAGTGTCGACCCGTACGAGCGTCGCCCTCTACCACCATCCTCGGCGACCGCCTCGTACTACTTGCGAGACCGCAGCCCGATCAGACGAGTGCCTGTCACCTCTGACAGCTATGGTTATGAGCGTTCACGGCTGTCCCCGGTGTCGTCCTCCAGAAGCTCCTCGTACGCCGTCCCACAGGCCAGGGACCCTTACACCGATCGGACACGCTATGCTTACTGA